Below is a genomic region from Salmo trutta unplaced genomic scaffold, fSalTru1.1, whole genome shotgun sequence.
cctgttcacccacgactgcgtgaccaaacacgactccaacaccattaagtttgctgatgatacaacagtggtaggcctgatcactgacaacgatgagacagcctatagggaggaggtcagagaactggcagtgtggtgccaggacaacaacctctccctcaacgtgagcaagactaaggagctggtcgtggactacaggaaaaggcaggccgaacaggcccccattaacatcgacagggttgtagtggagcagattgagagtttcaagttccttggtgtccacatcaccaacgaactatcatggtcctaacacaccaaggcagttgtgaagagggaacaacaacacctttccctctcaggagactgaaaagatttggcatgggtccccagatcctcaaaaggttctacagctgcaccatagagcatcctgactggttgcatcaccgcctggtatggcaactgctcggtatctgaccgcaaggcactgcagagggtagtgcgaacggcccagacatcactggggtcgagcttcctgcaatccaggacctctatccaAGGCGATGACAGAGgaaggcccataaaattgtcacagactctagtcacccaagttacagactgttttctctgctcccgcacggcaagcggtaccggatcgccaagtctaggtccaagaggctccttaacagcttctacccccaagccattagactgctgaacaattaataaaatcgccaccggacaatttacattgacccccccccccctcgctgtttgtttgttacctatgtatagtcacttcacccccacctacatgtacagattacctcaactagcccgtacccccgcacactgactcggtattCTTACtctttattttagtctacttgggaaatattttcttcttcttgaactgttggttaagggcctgtaagtaagcatttcacagtaaagtctacacctgttgtattcagcgcatgtggcaaataaagtttgacttGATTTTTGTCTACAATCTTAGGAAAaagtgttccaaaagggttctttggctgtccccatatgagaaccctttttggttccagttagaactcttttgggttccatgtagaactctctatagaaaggattctacatggaacccaaaggggttctacctgcaaccaaaaagggttattcaaagggttctcctatggggacagccgaagaaccctttaaggttctagatagcacccttTGTTTCTAGGACTAAGGAAGCGAAGGAGAGAAATCCCTTCACAATGGCTGAGCTCAGCATTGCCTGGCAAcggctcacatacacacacatagtctAACTCACAAAtaccaacacactcacacatctcACACATCAGGTTGTGGTTTGGGGCTAACAAAATTGCTTTTTCCGTACTTCCAGAACATTCTCCAGCTTCATTATGtagtgtttcagtgtgtgtcagagagatggagagacagaggaagatagCAGCAGTATTTGTCCCCTGTGTGAGCCTTTCCTACTCAAGACATAGAATGTCCACCATGACACTTGGAACTTCATTTCCCATGAGGCCTTAGTCCTGCTCCAGTTCCATGATGCCTGGAACAACTACAAAAAAATCCCTCTCAATCTTTTATGAACTAGTCTAACTGCTGCTTCTCCCTCAGTGGAGATGAACATCGCTCAACACACTCAGAATAACAGTTCAAATACAAAGCCATGATGTTGGTTGATTATTCTGTGTTAAAggatggtagagggagagagagagaggagggagagaggagggtgagagagaggagggagagaggagggagagaggagggagagagagaggagggagagatgagggagagaggagggagggagagaggagggagagaatgaaagCCAAAGACAACACTCATCTGAACAACACTCATCCTTGATGTGTTTTCAATCCCCCTTTGTTTATTCTCAAGCGGTTATGAATCCATGTTTCTCCCTATTGCTTTTTCCTGACGTGACAAAGAAgctgacagggagagggagagagagagaggagaggacaggagagagggaggagaggagaggacaggagagagggaggagaggagaggacaggagagagggagcagaggagaggagaggacaggagagagggagccgaggagaggatgaggtggagggggccaggagggggggggggggggggttgcactGTTCGAGCCTTTTGCTCTGATTGAAAGAGACAGTGAGAGgcagtgagagacagtgagaggcagtgagaggcagtgagaggcagtgagagacagtgaaagacagtgagaggcagtgagagacagtgagaggcagtgagagacagtgagagacagtgagagacagtgagagacagtgagaggcagtgagagacagtgagagacagtgagaggcagtgagaggcagtgagaggcagtgagagacagtgagagacagtgagagggaaCATCTGTTTGTGGGTTTCAACTGGCCTCCTGTCTATTGCTTTGCCTGTCTGGAAAAATAATGGCAAAATGAACGCACTGACCCAttttcccctttcctctcctccactaccAGTCAGGGTCATCTGAAACCATAGTGTATGTGGGGTGGTACATGGTGTTCATGTGAAATACAAACTCAGTGACTCAGATGAACAGCCTCTCAAAGGCCTTTAAGGACAGACCAGAGAATAGTCTTTCTAGAGACGGGAGCACAGACACTTGTCTTCACACACTTGTCACattctgtttgtgtgtgggtgtgtaggtgggtgtgtgtaggtgggtgtgtgcgtgtgggtgtgtgtgtggggggggggtgtgcgtgggtgtgtgcgtgGCCTAGCCCCAGTAGGCTGGGAGGAGCAGCTGTGCTGATTGGTTTTAGTGCCGAGGGCTTTTCCAAATCCATAACGccatgtgtttcagtgtgtgtgtgtctatctatatgtgtgtatatctatctatatgtgtgtgtctatctatgtgtgtatatctatctatatgtgtatatctatctatatgagtgtgtgtctatctatatgagtgtgtgtctatctatctatgtgtgtgtctatgtgtgtgtctatctgtctatgtgtatatctatctatgtgtatatctatctatatgtgtatatctatctatatgtgctatatgtgtgtgtctatctttatgtgtatatctatctatatgtgtgtgtgggcccGTGGTGCAGGTGAAATGGTGTGGGGCCCATGGTGCAGGTGAAATGGTGAGGGGCCCGTGGTGCAGGTGAAATGGTGTGGGGCCCATGGTGCAGGTGAAATGGTGAGGGGCCCGTGGTGAGGGTGAAATGGTGTGGGGCCCGTGGTGCAGGTGAAATGGTGTGGGGCCCATGGTGCAGGTGAAATGGTGAGGGGCCCGTGGTGCAGGTGAAATGGTGTGGGGCCCATGGTGCAGGTGAAATGGTGAGGGGCCCGTGGTGAGGGTGAAATGGTGTGGGGCCTGTGGTGCAGGTGAAATGGTGAGGGGCCCGTGGTGAGGGTGAAATGGTGTGGGGCCCGTGGTGCAGGTGAAATGGTGTGGGGCCCGTGTTGAGGGTGAAATGGTGTGGGGCCCATGGTGCAAGTGAAATGGTGTGGGGCCCGTGGTGCAGGTGAAATGGTGTGGGGCCCGTGGTGCAGGTGAAATGGTGTGGGGCCTGTGGTGAGGGTGAAATGGTGTCTGGCCCGTGGTGTAGGTGAAATGGTGTGGGGCCCGTGGTGCAGGTGAAATGGTGTGGGGCCCGTGGTGCAGGTGAGATGGTGTGGGGCCCGTGGTGAGGGTGAAATGGTTTCTGGCCCGTGGTGTAGGTGAAATGGTGTGGGGCCCGTGGTGCAGGTGAAATGGTGTGGGGCCCGTGGTGCAGGTGAAATGGTGTGGGGCCTGTGGTGCAGGTGAAATGGTGTGTGGCCCGTGGTGCAAGTGAAATGGTGTGGGGCCCGTGGTGCAGGTAAAATGGTGTGGGGCCCATGGTGCAGGTGAATGGTGTGGGGCCCGTGGTGCAGGTGAAATGGTGTGGGGCCCATAGTGCACAGTGAAATGGTGTGGGGCCCGTGGTGCAGGTGAATGGTGTGGGGCCCGTGGTGCAGGTGAAATGGTGTGGGGCCCATAGTGCACAGTGAAATGGTGTGGGGCCCGTGGTGCAGGTGAAATGGTGTGGGGCCCATGGTGCAGGTGAAAGGTTCTCCAAGAGATATCTGGTAACTACTGATGCTTTGCAACAACGCAGATTTACTTCTCACAGATTCTTTAGAACATCTATCTTGTATTTGTTTCCAGGAGTTTGCCTCTCTGACCAAGGAGCTGAATGTGTGTCAGGAGCAGCTgctggagaaagaggaggagatatCTGAAGGCTGAGAGGAACAACACCAGGGTGAGACTGAGTGTCTACATGAGTCTGTGTAAAACCTGTGTATAACATGTGTATAATCTGTGTGTATAATATGTGTGTATAACCTGTGTGTATAACAGGTGTGTATAACCTGTGTATAACCTGTGTGTATAACCTGTGTATAACCTGTGTATAACCTGTGTATAACCTGTGTGTATAACATGTGTATACTATGTGTGTATAACCTGTGTGTATAACCTGTGTATAACATGTGTATAACATGTGTATAACCTGTGTATAACGTGTTTATAACATGTGTATAATATGTGTGTATAACctctgtgtataatgtgtgtataaCCTGTGTGTATAACCTGTGTATAACCTGTGTTTAATAACATGTGTGTATAACCTGTGTGTAATATGTGTGTATAATATGTGTGTATAacctgtgtataatgtgtgtataaCATGTGTATAACCTGTGTATAACCTGTGTATAATATTGTGTATAACCTGTGTATAACATGTGTATAACCTGTGTGTATAATATGTGTGTATAACCTGTGTGTATAACAGGTGTGTATAACCTGTGTATAACCTGTGTGTATAACCTGTGTATAACCTGTGTATAACCTGTGTGTATAACCTGTGTATACTATGTGTGTATAACCTGTGTGTATAACCTGTGTATAACATGTGTATAACATGTGTATAACCTGTGTATAACGTGTTTATAACATGTGTATAATATGTGTGTATAACctctgtgtataatgtgtgtataaCCTGTGTGTATAACCTGTGTATAACCTGTGTTTAATAACATGTGTGTATAACCTGTGTGTAATATGTGTGTATAATATGTGTGTATAacctgtgtataatgtgtgtataaCATGTGTATAACCTGTGTATAACCTGTGTATAATATTGTGTATAACCTGTGTATAACATGTGTATAACCTGTGTATAACCTGTGTATAACATGTGTATAACCTGTGTATAACCTGTGTATAATATTGTGTATAACCTGTGTATAACATGTGTATATCATGTGTGTATAACCTGTGTATAACTCTGTCCTAGCTTCTTCTGGAGCACCTGGAGTGTCTGGTGTCTCGTCACAAGCGCAGTCTGAGGATGACGGTGGTGAAGAGGCAGGCTCCTCCCCCCTCTGGGATCTCCAGCGAGGTGGAGGTCCTCAAGGCCCTCAAGTCCCTGTTTGAACACCACAAAGCCCTGGATGAGAAGGTGTGTTTGTACCTTTATCTCACTGCGACCAGGCTTTTATTCCAACCCAAACTAACACTGTGGTTGGGTCTTACAGGTGCGTGAGAGGCTCCGGGTGTAACgacagttgtcatggagagaagaccaaggcgcagcaggtatgtgaatactcatatttaattttttaaaaaggagtaaagcatccacttaacttgttggggctagggggcagtattgataattttggaaaaaatatgtgcccatttttaactgcctcctacaccaactcagaagctagaatatgcatattattgttggatagaaaacaccctaaagtttctaaaactgtttgaatggtgtctgtgagtataacagaactcctatggcaggcaaaaacctgagaaggtttcatgcaggaagtaccctgtctgacaaggtgttgttgttcttgcttctgtttattgaagagtcaggatcttagctgtaacgtgacaattcctagggctccaataggctctcagaacccggaaaaaacctgaacgatgacgaggcagcctcaggctgaaacacagaatccccttttccaagtgtcccatcagaggacaatagaattaggcgcgtgcgtgaTTCGACCCcttgcagtattttccttcggctgtttagctaattgcagattcccggtcggaatattatcgcttttctacgagataaattgcataaaaattgattttaaacagcggttgacatgcttcgaagtacggtaatggaatatttcgaatttttttgtcacgttctgcgccatgcgctcggccgtgatttacaattctgatagtgtctagaacgcacgaacaaaacgccgctgtttggatataacgatggattatttgggaccaaacctacatttgttattgaagtagaagtcctgggagtgcattctgacgaagaacaggaaaggtaagaccatttttcttatagtaaatgtgattttggtgaaggctaaactgggtgggtgtctaaatagctagcccgtgatggctgggctatgtacttagaatattgcaaaatgtgcttcatccgaaaagctattttaaaatcggacatatcgagtgcatagaggagtaatgtatctataattcttaaaataattgttatgctttttgtgaacgtttatcgtgagtaatttagcaaattgttagtaaattccccggaagtttgcgggggtatgctttttctgaacgtcacatgctaatgtaaaaagctggtttttgatataaatatgaacttgattgaacagacatgcatgtattgtataacataatgtcctaggtgtgtcatctgatgaagatcataaaaggttagtgctgcatttagctgtcttctgggtttatgtgacattatatgctagcttgaaaaaagggtgtctgattatttctggctgggcactctcctgacataatctaatgttttgctttcgttgtaaagcctttttgaaatcggacagtgtggttagattaacgagagtcttgtctttaaatagctgtaaaatagtcatatgtttgagaaattgaagtaatagcatttcaaaggttttgaaaatcgcgccacaggattcaactggctgttacgtaggtgggacgaattcgtcccgccggtcccatagaggttaacaaaaCAATACaggtgacaacagcaacagttctgcaggctattaaacgcagtgcaaaaacaaccacccacaaccccaaagaaaaacacacacacctatataggacttccaatcaaaggcaactcaacacacctgccttcaattggaagtcccaatcaacaacacaatcattcacatacacaaaaactgccacgtcctgaccccaaaactaatacaatagctccatctgctggtcaggacgtgacaccgggTGGCTTTTGAGAGAGTGACTACACTGGAGGGACAGTTATCAACCACAactcaggaggtgtgtgtgtgtgtgtgtgtgtgtgtaacatctgtcctgtcaaatcaaatcaaatcaaatcaaatgtatttatatagcccttcgtatatcagctgaaatctcaaagtgctgtacagtaacccagcctaaaaccccaaacagcaagcaatgcatgtgaaagaagcacggtggctaggaaaaactccctaggaaaaactccctagaaaggccaaaaacctaggaagaaacctagagaggaaccaggctatgaggggtggccagtcctcttctggctgtgccgggtggatattataacagaacatggtcaagatgttaaaatgttcataaattaccagcatggtcaaataataataatcatagtagttgtcgagggtgcaacaagcacgtccggtgaacaggtcaggtttccgtagccgcaggcagaacagtgggaactggagcagcagcatggacaggtggactggggacagcaaggagtcatcatgccaggtagtcccgaggcatggtcctagggctcaggtcctccgagagaaagaaagagagacagagagaattagagagagcatatttaaattcacacaggacaccggataagacaagagaatactccagatgtaacagactgaccctagccctccgacacataaactactgcagcataaatactggaggctgagacaggagggatcagaagacactgtggccccatccgatgatacccccggacagggccaaacaggcaggatataaccccacccactttgccaaagcacagcccccacaccactagagggatgtctacaaccaccaacttaccgtccgaagacaaggccgagtatagcccacaaagatctccgccatggcacaacccaagggggggcaccaacccagacaggaagaccacgtcagtgactaaacccactcaagtgacgcacccctcccatggacggcatggaagaacaccagtaagtcagtgactcagcccctgtaatagggttagaggcagagaatcccagtggaaggaggggaaccggcaaggcagagacagcaagggtggttcgttgctccagcctttccgttcaccttcacactcctgggccagactaaactcaatcataggacctactgaagagataagtcttcagtaaagacttaacttcttagggctagggggcagtattgagaattttgaaaaaaatatgtgcccatttttaactgcctcctacaccaactcagaagctagaatatgcatattattgttcaggtttggatagaaaacactctgaattttctaaaactgtttgaatggtgtctgtaagtataacagaactcatatggcagtcaaaaccctgagacagattctgacaggaagtggatacctgatgtgttgaattacctttaagcctatgccattgaaacacacaggggcttattaatgtttgagcacttcctattgcttccactagatgtcaccagcctttacaaagtgttttgagtcttctactgtgagatctgaccgaacaagagccatggaacggtgatagccgattagactctggcgcgcgagttcatgttgggtactctcgttccaatacgttttaaaagagaacgcaatcgtccgcctttttgaaatcggacaacgtggttagattaaggagatgtttatctttcaaagggtgtaagatagttgtatgtttgaaaaattagaattttgacattta
It encodes:
- the LOC115184954 gene encoding putative proline-rich protein 21, which produces MGPTPFYLHHGPHTISLAPRATHHFTCTTGPTPFHLHHGPHTISPAPRAPHHFTYTTGQKPFHPHHGPHTISPAPRAPHHFTCTTGPTPFHLHHGPDTISPSPQAPHHFTCTTGPTPFHLHHGPHTISLAPWAPHHFTLNTGPTPFHLHHGPHTISPSPRAPHHFTCTTGPTPFHPHHGPLTISPAPWAPHHFTCTTGPSPFHLHHGPHTISPAPRAPHHFTLTTGPSPFHLHHGPHTISPAPRAPHHFTCTMGPTPFHLHHGPTHTYR